A single region of the Gracilibacillus caseinilyticus genome encodes:
- the parC gene encoding DNA topoisomerase IV subunit A, producing the protein MAVEEKYLDLPLEDVMGDRFGRYSKYIIQDRALPDVRDGLKPVQRRILFAMHEEKNTHDRAHRKSAKTVGTVIGNYHPHGDSSVYEAMVRLSQTWKVRNVLVEMHGNNGSVDGDPPAAMRYTEARLSAISSELIRDIDKETVDYIPNFDDTINEPVVLPARIPNLLVNGSTGISAGYATEIPPHNLGEVIEAIMRRLDKPTITVEELLEIVKGPDFPTGGIIQGYEGLKKAYQTGKGKIVVRGKAEIEPLKGNREQIVIDEIPYEVNKASLVKRMDELRVDRKVEGIAEVRDETDRTGLRIVIELKKNADSQGVLNYLYKNTDLQITYNFNMVAIKDKTPKLLGLIEIIDAYIAHQREVVTRQTRFDLNKAEKRAHIVEGLIKAVSILDELIQTIRASNDKQDAKKRIMEAYGFTEPQAEAIVNLQLYRLTNTDITALEKEATELQSAIADYRTILSDDKKLISVIKKDLRQMKKQYADDRRTKIEEKIEELKINVEVTVASEDVITSVTEHGYVKRTSIRSYTASSDEDFSMKEDDHLISLLELNTTDHLLLFTNKGRYIPLPVHQLPDIRWKELGQHLSNIASIDKEETIVKVIPIREFAKDKYLTFFTQNGMVKKSTLDLYFSQRFSRPLIALNLKKGDELINVYLTDGNRDVFIATNKGYGLWYHESEISVIGQRAAGVKAIQLKGEEFVVNAVLPNELHEKRQLFLTTQRGACKRMSLDRFEKSSRAKKGLVMLRELKTKPHRIVGFELVDNKDTMQLFTAKGETHQVKPMELPLSDRYSNGSYVLDSDIAGEVTMVKNQRELNKPFDSEKE; encoded by the coding sequence TTGGCAGTGGAAGAGAAGTATTTAGATCTCCCGCTTGAAGATGTAATGGGTGATCGATTTGGGCGATACAGTAAATATATTATTCAGGACCGTGCGTTACCAGATGTGCGAGATGGTCTAAAACCGGTACAACGCCGCATTCTTTTTGCAATGCATGAAGAGAAGAACACGCATGATAGAGCACATCGTAAATCGGCCAAAACAGTTGGTACTGTTATTGGGAATTATCATCCGCATGGTGATTCATCGGTTTATGAGGCCATGGTACGTTTAAGTCAGACTTGGAAAGTACGGAATGTATTAGTAGAAATGCACGGAAATAACGGTAGTGTCGATGGAGATCCTCCTGCAGCTATGCGTTATACGGAAGCACGCTTGTCTGCGATTTCATCTGAATTAATTAGAGACATTGATAAAGAAACGGTCGACTACATTCCCAATTTTGATGATACGATCAACGAACCAGTGGTGCTGCCTGCTAGAATTCCTAATTTATTAGTGAACGGATCTACTGGAATTTCTGCAGGTTATGCGACGGAAATTCCGCCACACAATCTAGGAGAAGTAATCGAGGCGATCATGAGACGCCTTGATAAACCGACAATAACGGTAGAGGAGTTATTGGAAATAGTGAAAGGTCCTGATTTCCCTACTGGCGGAATTATTCAAGGGTATGAAGGGCTAAAAAAAGCTTATCAAACTGGTAAAGGTAAAATTGTTGTTCGCGGTAAAGCGGAAATCGAACCATTGAAAGGAAATCGCGAACAAATCGTGATTGATGAAATTCCATACGAAGTAAACAAAGCTTCACTTGTTAAGCGGATGGATGAATTACGAGTAGATCGCAAAGTAGAGGGTATTGCAGAAGTCCGAGATGAAACAGATCGTACTGGACTCAGAATCGTTATCGAATTAAAAAAGAATGCTGATAGCCAAGGTGTATTAAACTATTTATACAAAAACACGGACTTGCAAATTACCTATAATTTTAACATGGTAGCGATCAAGGATAAGACGCCAAAATTATTAGGCCTTATCGAGATTATTGATGCCTATATCGCACACCAGCGAGAAGTAGTTACAAGACAAACACGATTTGACTTGAATAAAGCTGAAAAACGTGCCCATATCGTAGAAGGTTTAATCAAAGCCGTCTCTATTTTGGATGAATTGATTCAAACCATTCGTGCATCGAATGATAAACAGGATGCGAAGAAGCGGATCATGGAAGCATATGGCTTTACAGAGCCACAGGCCGAAGCAATTGTGAACTTGCAGCTTTACCGTTTAACGAATACAGACATTACCGCTTTAGAGAAAGAAGCGACTGAATTACAATCTGCCATTGCGGATTATCGTACAATACTTTCTGATGATAAGAAATTAATTTCGGTTATCAAGAAAGATTTGCGTCAAATGAAGAAACAATATGCGGACGATCGCCGTACAAAGATTGAAGAAAAAATCGAAGAATTAAAAATTAATGTGGAAGTTACCGTGGCAAGTGAAGATGTAATTACTTCTGTAACAGAACATGGATATGTCAAACGTACTAGTATCAGATCTTATACTGCTTCTAGTGACGAAGACTTTTCGATGAAAGAAGACGATCATTTAATTTCATTATTAGAATTAAACACAACCGATCATTTATTGCTGTTTACGAATAAAGGACGCTATATTCCATTACCAGTCCACCAATTGCCGGATATCCGCTGGAAAGAGCTTGGACAGCACTTATCAAATATAGCTTCAATTGACAAAGAGGAGACCATCGTTAAAGTAATTCCCATCAGGGAGTTTGCGAAAGACAAATACTTAACCTTCTTTACACAAAATGGCATGGTCAAGAAAAGTACACTCGATCTCTATTTCTCTCAACGGTTCTCACGACCACTGATTGCTCTGAATCTTAAAAAAGGTGACGAATTAATCAATGTCTATTTAACGGATGGGAATCGAGATGTGTTTATTGCAACGAATAAAGGCTATGGCCTTTGGTATCATGAATCAGAAATATCTGTCATTGGACAGCGTGCAGCTGGTGTGAAAGCAATTCAGCTCAAGGGTGAAGAATTTGTTGTCAATGCTGTCTTGCCAAATGAATTGCACGAGAAACGTCAACTGTTTTTAACGACTCAACGCGGGGCATGCAAACGGATGTCACTCGATCGTTTTGAAAAATCTTCTCGTGCCAAAAAAGGTTTAGTAATGCTTCGTGAATTGAAAACAAAACCGCATCGTATTGTCGGTTTTGAACTTGTGGATAACAAAGATACCATGCAATTATTTACGGCAAAGGGAGAAACACATCAAGTCAAACCGATGGAATTACCGCTCAGTGACCGTTATAGCAATGGATCCTATGTATTGGATAGCGATATTGCAGGCGAGGTGACCATGGTCAAAAATCAGCGCGAATTGAATAAACCGTTCGACAGCGAAAAAGAATAA